A region of Streptomyces sp. NBC_01788 DNA encodes the following proteins:
- the hutU gene encoding urocanate hydratase — MSGPRPVRAPRGTELSALGWQQEAALRMLQNNLDPEVAEHPDKLVVYGGTGKAARDWRSFDAMVRTLRTLKADETMLVQSGRPVGVMQTHEWAPRVLLANSNLVGDWANWEEFRRLETLGLTMYGQMTAGSWIYIGTQGILQGTYETFAAVAAKKFGGTLAGTITLTAGLGGMGGAQPLAVTMNDGVAICVDCDPRAIERRIEHRYLDVKADSLEHALHLAVEARDQRKPLSIGVLGNAAELVPQLLAMGAPIDIVTDQTSAHDPLAYLPLGTDFDDMADAAAKDPAGFTTRARESMARHVEAMVGFMDAGAEVFDYGNSIRGEAQLAGYERAFAFPGFVPAYIRPLFCEGKGPFRWAALSGEASDIAKTDKAILELFPENESLARWIKLAGERVHFQGLPARICWLGYGERDKAGERFNDMVASGELQAPIVIGRDHLDCGSVASPYRETEAMLDGSDAIADWPLLNAMVNVASGASWVSIHHGGGVGMGRSIHAGQVTVADGTALAGEKIRRVLTNDPGMGVIRHVDAGYDIAESVAGERGVRVPMREGEEA; from the coding sequence ATGTCAGGACCCCGCCCCGTACGAGCGCCGCGCGGTACGGAACTGAGCGCCCTGGGATGGCAGCAGGAAGCCGCCCTGCGGATGCTCCAGAACAACCTCGACCCCGAGGTCGCCGAGCACCCCGACAAGCTCGTCGTCTACGGCGGCACCGGCAAGGCCGCCCGCGACTGGCGCTCCTTCGACGCCATGGTCCGCACACTGCGGACCCTCAAGGCCGACGAGACCATGCTCGTCCAGTCCGGCCGCCCGGTCGGCGTCATGCAGACCCACGAGTGGGCCCCGCGCGTGCTGCTGGCCAACTCCAACCTCGTCGGCGACTGGGCCAACTGGGAGGAGTTCCGCCGCCTGGAGACCCTCGGTCTGACCATGTACGGCCAGATGACCGCCGGGTCCTGGATCTACATCGGCACCCAGGGCATCCTCCAGGGCACCTACGAGACCTTCGCCGCCGTCGCCGCGAAGAAGTTCGGCGGCACGCTCGCCGGGACCATCACCCTGACCGCCGGCCTCGGCGGCATGGGCGGCGCCCAGCCCCTCGCCGTCACCATGAACGACGGCGTGGCCATCTGCGTCGACTGCGACCCGCGCGCCATCGAGCGGCGCATCGAGCACCGCTACCTCGACGTGAAGGCCGACTCCCTGGAGCACGCCCTCCACCTGGCCGTGGAGGCGCGCGACCAGCGCAAGCCCCTGTCCATCGGCGTGCTCGGCAACGCCGCCGAACTCGTCCCGCAGCTCCTCGCGATGGGCGCGCCCATCGACATCGTCACCGACCAGACCTCCGCCCACGACCCGCTGGCCTACCTGCCGCTGGGCACCGACTTCGACGACATGGCCGACGCAGCCGCCAAGGACCCGGCCGGCTTCACCACCCGGGCCCGCGAGTCCATGGCCCGGCACGTCGAGGCCATGGTCGGCTTCATGGACGCCGGCGCCGAGGTCTTCGACTACGGCAACTCGATCCGCGGCGAGGCCCAACTCGCCGGGTACGAGCGGGCGTTCGCCTTCCCCGGATTCGTCCCCGCCTACATCCGGCCGCTGTTCTGCGAGGGCAAGGGCCCGTTCCGCTGGGCCGCGCTGTCCGGTGAGGCGTCCGACATCGCCAAGACCGACAAGGCGATCCTGGAGCTGTTCCCCGAGAACGAGTCCCTGGCGCGCTGGATCAAGCTGGCCGGCGAGCGCGTCCACTTCCAGGGCCTGCCCGCCCGCATCTGCTGGCTCGGCTACGGCGAGCGTGACAAGGCGGGCGAGCGGTTCAACGACATGGTCGCGAGCGGTGAGCTCCAGGCGCCGATCGTGATCGGCCGGGACCACCTCGACTGCGGCTCCGTCGCCTCCCCGTACCGGGAGACCGAGGCCATGCTCGACGGCTCCGACGCGATCGCCGACTGGCCCCTGCTGAACGCGATGGTGAACGTGGCCTCGGGCGCGTCCTGGGTGTCGATCCACCACGGCGGCGGCGTCGGCATGGGACGGTCCATCCACGCCGGACAGGTGACGGTCGCCGACGGCACCGCGC
- a CDS encoding diaminopimelate decarboxylase produces the protein MDRSLAEADRERAVRRDRAVRAAVAQGLLGPGSPVVGLLDVVGIRESAAALRAAFEAVLAPGTPVLHAFAVKATPLVPVLRLLHEEGVGAEVASPGELALARAAGVPPARTVLDSPAKTPAELREALELGIAVNADNPQELARIDALVGSATPRSPLGIRVNPQVGGGAIEALSTATATSKFGVALRDEGAREWVVRAYLDRPWLTRLHAHTGSQGIPLSLMAQGVARTYELAEEINARAGRRQIDTLDIGGGLPVNFGSEATAPTYAHYARLLREVVPGLCEGRYGLVTEFGRSLLAKQGTTVARVEYTKSAGGRPVAVTHAGVQVATRTVYVPDAWPLRLAAYDAKGRPKPGPEVVQDVAGPACFAGDLLAEARALALLEPGDHVAALDTGAYYFAHHYAYNSLPRPGVHGYVPDGSGGVAFALVREPQPVEEIVAESGGAHASALTTLGTPGRA, from the coding sequence ATGGACCGGAGCCTCGCCGAGGCGGACCGCGAGCGGGCCGTGCGGCGGGACCGGGCGGTGCGGGCCGCGGTGGCGCAGGGGCTGCTCGGCCCCGGCTCCCCCGTCGTGGGTCTGCTCGACGTGGTCGGCATCCGGGAGTCCGCGGCGGCGCTCCGGGCGGCGTTCGAGGCGGTGCTGGCACCGGGAACCCCGGTGCTGCACGCCTTCGCGGTCAAGGCGACCCCGCTCGTGCCCGTCCTGCGGCTGCTGCACGAGGAGGGCGTCGGCGCCGAGGTGGCGAGCCCGGGGGAACTGGCGCTGGCGCGGGCGGCCGGGGTGCCGCCCGCCCGTACCGTCCTGGACTCCCCGGCGAAGACGCCGGCCGAGCTGCGCGAGGCGCTGGAACTGGGCATCGCCGTCAACGCGGACAACCCCCAGGAGCTGGCCCGCATCGACGCCCTCGTGGGCTCCGCCACCCCTCGCTCACCGCTGGGGATACGGGTGAACCCGCAGGTCGGCGGGGGTGCCATCGAGGCGCTGTCGACGGCCACGGCGACCTCGAAGTTCGGGGTGGCGCTGCGCGACGAGGGCGCCCGCGAGTGGGTCGTGCGGGCGTATCTCGACCGTCCGTGGCTGACCCGGCTGCACGCCCACACCGGGTCCCAGGGCATCCCGCTGTCCCTGATGGCGCAGGGCGTGGCGCGGACGTACGAGCTCGCCGAGGAGATCAACGCGCGCGCGGGACGGCGGCAGATCGACACCCTCGACATCGGCGGCGGGCTGCCGGTGAACTTCGGCTCCGAGGCGACCGCGCCGACGTACGCGCACTACGCGCGGCTGCTGCGCGAGGTGGTGCCGGGGCTGTGCGAGGGGCGGTACGGGCTGGTGACCGAGTTCGGGCGGTCACTGCTGGCCAAGCAGGGCACGACGGTGGCGCGGGTGGAGTACACCAAGAGCGCCGGGGGGCGGCCGGTCGCCGTGACCCACGCGGGCGTGCAGGTCGCGACGCGCACCGTCTACGTGCCGGATGCCTGGCCGCTGCGCCTGGCCGCGTACGACGCGAAGGGGCGGCCCAAGCCGGGACCCGAGGTGGTGCAGGACGTGGCCGGGCCCGCCTGCTTCGCGGGCGACCTGCTCGCCGAGGCCCGCGCGCTCGCCCTGCTCGAACCGGGCGACCATGTGGCGGCGCTGGACACCGGGGCCTACTACTTCGCCCACCACTACGCCTACAACTCCCTGCCCCGGCCCGGGGTCCACGGCTACGTCCCGGACGGTTCCGGAGGCGTCGCCTTCGCCCTCGTGCGCGAGCCGCAGCCGGTCGAGGAGATCGTGGCCGAGTCCGGAGGGGCGCACGCGTCGGCCCTCACCACCTTGGGCACACCCGGGCGCGCCTGA
- a CDS encoding transcriptional regulator has protein sequence MTVVDIPLPPQLPVRSKPADEDRAWGGLSPMLTRLAAERATGVLVREHGTLYLDEGRVAHAESPLSPGLDLLLTAHGTLTAEAWRDAVTRADDRHGAAHLLLAGGHLTEGALELCHLGALHDAAYFALAPSSTPGRFRYGIAHPLGPVLPVPLAALEREILRRRELLHRVWPDAGPDSAPLVRTPTTAAPGVTPRQQTLLERIDGTRTATDLARELGRQAFHTLVDVRRLAAAGLVAPAVAPKEAPVPDGAGQTPTLADRLAYTTDPHITLLKRLRDALEAL, from the coding sequence ATGACCGTGGTCGACATCCCGCTCCCGCCCCAGCTGCCGGTGCGCAGCAAGCCGGCCGACGAGGACCGGGCCTGGGGCGGCCTCTCGCCGATGCTGACCCGGCTCGCCGCCGAGCGGGCGACCGGCGTCCTGGTCCGCGAGCACGGCACGCTCTACCTCGACGAGGGCCGGGTGGCGCACGCCGAGAGCCCTCTGAGCCCCGGCCTCGACCTTCTGCTCACCGCCCACGGCACGCTGACGGCCGAGGCATGGCGGGACGCGGTGACCCGGGCCGACGACCGGCACGGCGCCGCGCACCTGCTGCTGGCCGGCGGCCATCTGACCGAGGGCGCACTGGAGCTGTGCCATCTGGGCGCGCTCCACGACGCCGCCTACTTCGCGCTCGCCCCGAGCAGCACCCCGGGCCGGTTCCGCTACGGCATCGCCCACCCGCTCGGCCCCGTCCTGCCGGTCCCGTTGGCCGCCCTGGAGCGCGAGATCCTGCGCCGCCGCGAGCTGCTGCACCGCGTCTGGCCCGACGCCGGGCCGGACAGCGCCCCGCTGGTGCGGACGCCCACCACCGCGGCACCGGGAGTGACGCCCCGCCAGCAGACGCTCCTGGAGCGGATCGACGGCACCCGCACGGCCACGGATCTGGCCAGGGAACTGGGCCGGCAGGCCTTCCACACCCTGGTGGACGTACGCCGTCTGGCGGCCGCCGGGCTCGTCGCGCCGGCCGTCGCACCGAAGGAGGCGCCCGTACCGGACGGCGCCGGACAGACCCCCACGCTCGCCGACCGGCTGGCGTACACCACCGACCCCCACATCACGCTGCTGAAGAGGCTCAGGGATGCGCTGGAGGCCCTTTGA
- a CDS encoding roadblock/LC7 domain-containing protein: MAAAEPEILDELRRLRARVPQLTGALAASVDGLVLAHDTPGVEPESLAALTATSLGVAVRMADVTGQGDLRELLVRGVHGYVATYAAGRTAVLTLLAEDRVNVGRLHLEGRRAGARIGELVDAEAAKAPDRTPEKTVKPATRTGTARTRTTRALRTTATNAHTTTES, encoded by the coding sequence ATGGCAGCAGCCGAGCCCGAGATCCTGGACGAGCTGCGTCGGCTCAGAGCCCGGGTACCCCAGCTCACCGGCGCCCTCGCCGCCAGTGTCGACGGCCTTGTACTGGCCCACGACACCCCCGGCGTGGAGCCGGAGAGCTTGGCCGCGCTCACCGCTACCTCGCTCGGCGTCGCCGTGCGCATGGCGGACGTGACCGGCCAGGGCGATCTGCGCGAACTGCTCGTGCGGGGCGTCCACGGCTATGTCGCGACCTACGCGGCGGGCCGCACCGCGGTGCTGACCCTGCTCGCGGAGGACCGCGTCAACGTCGGCCGTCTGCACCTGGAGGGCCGCCGGGCGGGCGCACGCATCGGGGAACTGGTCGACGCCGAGGCGGCCAAGGCTCCCGACAGGACGCCCGAGAAGACGGTGAAACCGGCCACCAGGACCGGCACCGCACGAACCAGAACCACCCGCGCGCTGCGCACCACCGCCACCAACGCGCACACCACCACCGAAAGCTGA
- a CDS encoding MurR/RpiR family transcriptional regulator, which yields MSVTDSPAARLQALFEGHRLTPTQRRIAHSMVRRAADVPFLSSVELAELAGVSQPSVTRFAVALGFDGYPALRRHLREVAPAEPVAQPASYNEYQQAVEAEIENLRHLAEALADPRPVRRAGQVLAASRPLPVLGLRAAAAQAYGFAYFAAKVHPDVRLLDEGGTMIEDRIDGAVRAGASALLCFALPRHPREVVDTLAHAKEAGLTVVTVADSAFAPVAKHTDLLLPAAVGTGLAFDTACAPMLLGRVLLEAMCDDLPDAQARLEEFDGKAAARGLFVE from the coding sequence ATGAGCGTGACCGACAGCCCTGCCGCACGGCTGCAGGCGCTCTTCGAGGGGCACCGGCTCACACCGACCCAGCGGCGCATCGCGCACAGCATGGTGCGCAGGGCCGCCGACGTGCCCTTCCTGTCCAGCGTCGAGCTGGCCGAACTCGCCGGGGTCAGCCAGCCGTCGGTGACCCGCTTCGCGGTCGCCCTGGGCTTCGACGGCTACCCGGCGCTGCGCCGGCACCTGCGCGAGGTCGCGCCCGCCGAACCGGTGGCCCAGCCGGCCTCGTACAACGAGTACCAGCAGGCGGTCGAGGCCGAGATCGAGAACCTCAGGCACCTGGCGGAGGCGCTGGCCGATCCCCGGCCGGTGCGCAGGGCGGGACAGGTGCTGGCCGCCTCACGCCCGCTGCCGGTCCTCGGCCTGCGGGCCGCCGCCGCCCAGGCCTACGGCTTCGCGTACTTCGCCGCCAAGGTCCACCCGGACGTACGGCTGCTCGACGAGGGCGGCACGATGATTGAGGACCGCATCGACGGCGCCGTACGGGCGGGCGCCTCGGCGCTGCTGTGCTTCGCGCTGCCACGCCACCCGCGGGAGGTGGTGGACACCCTCGCCCACGCCAAGGAGGCGGGGCTGACCGTCGTCACGGTCGCGGACTCGGCCTTCGCGCCGGTCGCCAAGCACACCGACCTGCTGCTGCCCGCCGCCGTGGGCACCGGCCTCGCCTTCGACACCGCCTGTGCGCCGATGCTGCTCGGCCGGGTGCTCCTGGAGGCGATGTGCGACGACCTGCCCGACGCGCAGGCCCGCCTGGAGGAGTTCGACGGGAAGGCCGCGGCGCGGGGGCTCTTCGTGGAGTGA